Proteins encoded by one window of Bacillus sp. DTU_2020_1000418_1_SI_GHA_SEK_038:
- a CDS encoding stage II sporulation protein M produces MNVKQFIKQHRENWQQLEQMASAMQKRKRKITGPEINQFYRLYQKAAQNLSYSQTYFPNENVTPYLNALVSKSHNVLYKNQMTSMKQIRYFFRTKFIGLLIEQWKFIIAAMILFTLGGIGSFFSVIDDPLHIYSILPADMAQGVDPEKLGSSDGAVDSSFMSAAIMTNNIQVAILAFTGGVTFGILTIYLLIYNGILVGALAALFWHHGKSYDFWAYIVPHGMIELTAIFIAGGAGLLMGYKLFVPGNFSRGFQLKQQASRSVQLLLGTIPLFVIAGVIEGFITPAAISLEAKYLVAIITVIGLSLYIAIGKLSLMKKQAIINSDS; encoded by the coding sequence ATGAATGTTAAGCAATTTATTAAGCAGCACCGCGAAAATTGGCAGCAGCTTGAACAAATGGCATCGGCTATGCAGAAAAGAAAAAGAAAGATAACGGGTCCAGAAATAAATCAATTTTACCGACTTTATCAAAAGGCTGCTCAGAATTTATCATACAGTCAAACCTATTTCCCTAATGAGAACGTAACCCCATATTTAAATGCTCTCGTTTCAAAATCACACAATGTATTGTATAAAAATCAAATGACAAGCATGAAACAAATCCGTTATTTTTTCCGGACGAAATTTATCGGTTTATTAATTGAGCAATGGAAATTTATTATTGCCGCCATGATCCTTTTTACCCTCGGTGGGATAGGCAGCTTTTTTTCAGTAATTGATGACCCGCTGCATATTTACTCCATCCTGCCAGCAGATATGGCACAAGGAGTGGATCCTGAAAAACTAGGCAGCAGTGATGGTGCGGTTGATTCCTCATTCATGTCAGCCGCTATTATGACGAATAATATTCAGGTAGCGATTTTAGCTTTTACCGGTGGAGTCACCTTTGGGATATTAACGATTTATTTATTAATTTATAATGGGATCCTTGTTGGCGCACTTGCTGCCCTTTTCTGGCATCATGGGAAGTCCTATGACTTTTGGGCGTACATCGTCCCTCATGGAATGATTGAGCTTACTGCCATATTTATTGCTGGTGGTGCTGGATTATTAATGGGCTATAAGCTGTTCGTTCCTGGAAATTTCTCGAGAGGCTTTCAATTAAAGCAGCAAGCCAGCCGCTCTGTTCAATTATTACTCGGAACCATACCGTTATTTGTCATTGCTGGAGTCATCGAAGGCTTTATCACACCTGCAGCGATCTCATTAGAAGCAAAGTATTTAGTTGCTATCATTACGGTTATTGGTTTAAGCCTTTATATTGCAATTGGTAAGCTATCATTAATGAAAAAACAAGCTATAATAAATTCCGATTCATAA